A region of Acidithiobacillus ferridurans DNA encodes the following proteins:
- a CDS encoding 8-oxoguanine DNA glycosylase, with amino-acid sequence MKVDIINRTIRAMCGEVKAQGSALQDWHLLTEEELLYEAALCIFGSQMVFEMAVATADRLRDVGLILPQCRLDHGEYESRIIAVLSEPLVMVGKDGSTRWARPRLKNRLASLLATTVAEIYGKGRSIRSLLFAAESAKGAREVLIQNIWGFGPKQASLFLRRVGCCADLAVLDVHVLDYLQLARGLSLTPSRLGRLSFYEEIEDTFREVADEFGYSLGCVDLATWLTMRVAKREAYL; translated from the coding sequence ATGAAGGTGGACATCATTAACCGGACAATTCGCGCGATGTGCGGCGAGGTCAAGGCACAAGGCAGTGCGCTACAGGACTGGCATCTGCTAACCGAAGAAGAGCTGCTATACGAAGCTGCGCTGTGCATCTTCGGCAGCCAGATGGTGTTCGAGATGGCAGTGGCCACGGCAGACCGCTTGCGTGACGTGGGCCTTATCCTGCCGCAATGCCGGCTCGATCACGGCGAATACGAATCCCGCATCATTGCGGTGCTCTCCGAACCATTGGTCATGGTGGGGAAAGACGGCTCCACGCGCTGGGCGCGGCCGCGACTCAAGAACCGTCTGGCCTCGTTACTGGCAACCACGGTAGCCGAGATCTACGGAAAAGGCCGCTCAATCCGAAGTCTGTTGTTTGCTGCCGAGAGCGCCAAGGGGGCGCGCGAGGTTTTGATCCAGAACATATGGGGGTTTGGGCCCAAACAGGCCAGCCTCTTCTTGCGGCGAGTCGGTTGCTGCGCGGATCTAGCTGTCCTGGATGTGCACGTACTGGACTATCTTCAGTTGGCACGCGGGCTTTCGCTCACGCCTAGCAGGCTAGGACGGTTGTCGTTCTACGAAGAAATAGAAGATACCTTTCGTGAAGTCGCGGATGAGTTCGGATACTCGCTTGGTTGCGTCGATCTGGCGACTTGGCTCACGATGCGCGTTGCCAAGAGGGAGGCCTATTTATGA
- a CDS encoding 7-cyano-7-deazaguanine synthase: MSFVNLVSGGLDSTLVGVMAKEDHIDHFPLFIDYGQRAANKEWATCQAVHKQLGLPEPTKMDLSGFGRVIVSGLTSTELDIKNEAFTPGRNLMFLLMGSAYAYQLGASSVAIGLLAEQFSLFPDQRPPFLANAGEAIEAAMGRRIKILTPLIEFGKADVVRLANEKGVSGTYSCHTGDSLPCGRCIACLEFQFNEGE; encoded by the coding sequence ATGAGCTTTGTGAACTTGGTTTCTGGTGGCCTCGACTCGACCCTGGTCGGTGTGATGGCAAAGGAAGACCACATCGACCACTTCCCGTTATTCATCGACTATGGCCAGCGGGCTGCAAATAAAGAGTGGGCAACCTGCCAGGCCGTCCATAAGCAACTTGGATTGCCCGAACCGACGAAAATGGACCTCTCCGGATTCGGGCGCGTCATTGTCTCCGGCCTGACGAGCACGGAACTGGATATTAAGAACGAAGCCTTTACCCCAGGCCGGAATCTGATGTTCCTACTGATGGGCAGTGCGTACGCCTATCAACTTGGTGCTTCATCAGTCGCCATCGGGTTGTTGGCAGAGCAGTTCAGCTTGTTCCCGGATCAGCGGCCACCGTTCCTTGCTAATGCCGGGGAAGCCATCGAGGCTGCAATGGGGCGCCGCATCAAGATACTGACACCTCTAATCGAGTTCGGCAAAGCAGACGTCGTCAGACTTGCAAATGAAAAAGGCGTGAGCGGCACCTACTCGTGTCACACCGGTGATTCACTGCCTTGTGGTCGCTGCATCGCCTGTCTTGAGTTTCAATTCAACGAAGGAGAATGA
- a CDS encoding TIR domain-containing protein yields the protein MGGGSGGGLFSSDIKSLEDKVKQRLAEAIGDVSRHVFISFDHDDLHEVNLLRGQAKNDKLDLQFDDHSLKEPVDSANADYIKRNIREKIDRCSVTVVYLTDKTASSEWVNWEIEESLKRGKGVVGVHKGDIPPAKTPPAFQQNGCKAVKWGHAALMEAIEEASTKR from the coding sequence ATGGGTGGAGGTTCCGGCGGCGGCTTATTCAGTTCAGACATCAAGAGCCTAGAGGACAAGGTTAAACAGCGCCTCGCCGAAGCCATAGGGGACGTCAGTAGGCACGTTTTCATCAGCTTCGACCATGATGACCTCCATGAGGTGAACTTGCTCCGAGGGCAGGCCAAAAATGACAAACTTGACCTGCAATTTGATGATCATTCGCTCAAGGAACCCGTCGACAGCGCGAACGCGGACTACATCAAGCGGAACATTCGCGAAAAAATAGATCGCTGCTCTGTAACGGTGGTTTATCTAACCGACAAAACTGCTTCAAGCGAATGGGTCAACTGGGAAATCGAAGAGAGCCTTAAGCGCGGCAAAGGCGTTGTCGGGGTCCACAAGGGTGATATTCCGCCTGCCAAGACACCACCAGCTTTCCAGCAGAACGGGTGTAAAGCAGTGAAGTGGGGGCATGCTGCTCTTATGGAGGCTATTGAGGAAGCAAGCACCAAGCGTTGA